A genome region from Crossiella equi includes the following:
- a CDS encoding ammonium transporter, whose translation MNQGDTAWVLISAALVLLMTPGLAFFYGGMVRAKSVLNMLMMSIGSMAVVGVLWILYGYSFTFGKDVAGGWLANPAEFFGLDGLLSPESLSGTIPTTAFVAFQAMFAIITVALISGAIADRTRFIPWLVFAAIWVTVVYFPVAHWVFDFDGKDADGNVVDPGGWIANQLGAIDFAGGTAVHINAGAAALALVLVLGKRRGWPKEPMKPHNLPFVVLGAGLLWFGWFGFNAGSALAANATAAITFVNTLAATAAATIGWLVVERIRDGKPTTLGAASGIVAGLVAITPACSAVTPVGALAVGVIAGVLCALAVGLKYKLGYDDSLDVVGVHLVGGLAGTLLIGLFASESAPAAAKGLFYGGGLELLGKQAVGAFAVLAYSFVVSFLIGFLIKVTIGFRVEPEAEVEGIDEAEHAESAYEFATFGGRGGVFKPAAASSSTASLEETKA comes from the coding sequence ATGAACCAAGGCGACACCGCCTGGGTGTTGATCAGCGCCGCGCTGGTGCTGCTGATGACGCCGGGACTAGCGTTTTTCTACGGCGGTATGGTGCGCGCGAAGAGCGTGCTCAACATGCTCATGATGAGCATCGGCAGCATGGCCGTGGTCGGCGTGCTGTGGATCCTGTACGGCTACTCCTTCACCTTCGGCAAGGACGTGGCGGGCGGCTGGCTGGCCAACCCCGCCGAGTTCTTCGGCCTGGACGGGCTGCTCAGCCCGGAGTCGCTGTCCGGCACGATCCCCACGACGGCCTTCGTCGCCTTCCAGGCCATGTTCGCGATCATCACGGTCGCGCTCATCTCCGGTGCGATCGCCGACCGCACGAGGTTCATCCCCTGGCTGGTCTTCGCGGCCATCTGGGTCACCGTCGTCTACTTCCCGGTCGCGCACTGGGTCTTCGACTTCGACGGCAAGGACGCGGACGGCAACGTCGTCGACCCGGGCGGCTGGATCGCCAACCAGCTCGGCGCGATCGACTTCGCGGGCGGCACCGCGGTCCACATCAACGCGGGTGCCGCGGCACTGGCCCTGGTGCTGGTGCTCGGCAAGCGGCGTGGCTGGCCCAAGGAGCCGATGAAGCCGCACAACCTGCCGTTCGTGGTGCTCGGCGCGGGTCTGCTGTGGTTCGGCTGGTTCGGCTTCAACGCCGGTTCCGCGCTGGCCGCCAACGCCACCGCCGCGATCACCTTCGTCAACACCCTGGCCGCCACCGCCGCGGCCACCATCGGCTGGCTCGTGGTGGAGCGCATCCGGGACGGCAAGCCCACCACGCTCGGCGCGGCCTCGGGCATCGTGGCCGGTCTGGTCGCCATCACCCCGGCCTGTTCCGCGGTCACCCCGGTCGGCGCGCTCGCGGTCGGCGTCATCGCCGGTGTGCTCTGCGCCCTGGCGGTCGGCCTGAAGTACAAGCTGGGCTACGACGACTCCCTCGACGTGGTCGGCGTGCACCTGGTCGGCGGCCTCGCGGGCACCCTGCTGATCGGCCTGTTCGCCAGCGAGTCCGCCCCGGCCGCGGCCAAGGGCCTGTTCTACGGCGGCGGCCTGGAGCTGCTGGGCAAGCAGGCGGTCGGCGCGTTCGCGGTCCTCGCCTACTCCTTCGTGGTCTCCTTCCTCATCGGGTTCCTCATCAAGGTCACCATCGGCTTCCGGGTCGAGCCGGAGGCCGAGGTCGAGGGCATCGACGAGGCCGAGCACGCGGAGAGCGCCTACGAGTTCGCCACCTTCGGCGGGCGGGGCGGCGTCTTCAAGCCCGCTGCGGCTTCCTCTTCCACCGCTTCTCTCGAGGAGACCAAGGCATGA
- a CDS encoding P-II family nitrogen regulator produces MKLVTAIVKPFTIDDVKAALEQLGVLGMTVSEVQGYGRQKGHTEVYRGAEYAVDFVPKIRIEVLIDDTGVDKVVDAIVESARTGKIGDGKVWVTPVDTVVRVRTGERGTDAV; encoded by the coding sequence ATGAAGCTGGTAACCGCGATCGTCAAGCCGTTCACGATCGACGACGTCAAGGCCGCGCTGGAACAGCTGGGCGTGCTGGGCATGACGGTCAGCGAGGTGCAGGGCTACGGCAGGCAGAAGGGCCACACCGAGGTCTACCGGGGCGCGGAGTACGCGGTGGACTTCGTCCCGAAGATCCGCATCGAGGTCCTCATCGACGACACCGGGGTGGACAAGGTGGTCGACGCGATCGTCGAGTCCGCCCGCACCGGCAAGATCGGTGACGGCAAGGTCTGGGTGACCCCGGTCGACACCGTGGTGCGGGTCCGCACCGGTGAACGCGGCACCGACGCGGTCTGA